A single region of the Fenollaria sporofastidiosus genome encodes:
- the feoB gene encoding ferrous iron transport protein B, translated as MKKITIALLGQPNSGKSTLFNGLTGSNQHVGNWPGKTVEKKEGEFSHKGTQYKIVDLPGAYGLSANSEEEVITREYIETGNADLIAIMADASQLNRSLFMLSDYIGINIPVVLIMNMMDVATSQGKNINIKGLQKSLNIPVIPIVAADKKKYKEFYVFLERSDSGRILADNNFERAYESVAGDKYKLLKNYIPDEGIGVFSKSWIVGKLFDQDVKVIELVKDNVDEYKFKEIEDILRGIKNGNLITGNCKFDWIDKLINANVIQKKRVFKRSKFDRIATSKAFGKPMAIGVIILGLIVSMLIGFPLMGLFGFVIPKISTLLAKGLVAIGVSNWLISLLCGAVMTAITFALQMASYVLGISLVFGFLEDVGYMARVSYVFDNTMSKLGLQGKAIMPFLLSFGCNIGGITGTRVIDSWGQRVMTIALSWVVPCGSTWGVVGLVTGTFFGKQAVFVILSLFAVAFLHLLITYRIFRKSLYEGSEHFGMIMELPPYHKPHWKNLLSSVMNRMGNVLKRALSIIILISVIFWILAYTPDGNIANSLIYKVGTFIEPVTKLFGLPWQLFMAFVASAMGKESAFGVMASLFTSSGIWHAVEVKGTVDTAILSNNMLTMISKPEALAFTFAFFFNMPCLMALAATAQETHSKKWTIKIALYYILSALIISCVAYHIGLLIF; from the coding sequence ATGAAGAAAATAACGATTGCTTTGCTTGGGCAGCCTAATTCCGGAAAATCGACTTTGTTTAATGGGTTGACAGGCTCAAATCAACATGTTGGAAATTGGCCCGGTAAAACCGTTGAGAAAAAAGAAGGTGAATTTTCACATAAAGGCACCCAATACAAAATTGTAGATTTACCCGGTGCATACGGCTTATCAGCAAATTCAGAGGAAGAAGTTATAACAAGAGAATATATAGAAACCGGGAACGCAGACTTAATTGCTATTATGGCAGATGCTTCACAATTAAATCGAAGTCTATTTATGCTCTCTGACTACATTGGAATAAATATTCCGGTTGTCTTAATCATGAACATGATGGATGTTGCTACAAGTCAAGGGAAAAATATAAATATAAAGGGGTTACAAAAATCCTTGAATATACCTGTCATTCCTATCGTTGCGGCAGATAAAAAGAAATACAAAGAGTTTTATGTTTTTCTGGAGCGTTCAGACAGCGGAAGGATTTTAGCAGACAATAATTTTGAAAGAGCATATGAAAGTGTCGCCGGAGATAAATATAAATTGCTGAAAAATTACATTCCTGATGAAGGGATAGGCGTATTTTCAAAATCATGGATTGTCGGGAAATTATTCGATCAAGATGTGAAAGTAATCGAATTGGTAAAAGATAATGTTGATGAATACAAATTTAAAGAAATAGAGGATATATTAAGAGGCATCAAAAATGGGAATCTGATAACCGGTAATTGCAAATTCGATTGGATAGATAAACTTATCAATGCAAATGTTATTCAGAAAAAGAGAGTATTTAAGAGAAGCAAATTTGATCGTATAGCCACAAGTAAAGCTTTCGGAAAACCTATGGCTATCGGAGTTATCATTTTAGGTTTGATTGTTTCCATGCTTATCGGCTTTCCGCTAATGGGATTGTTCGGGTTTGTTATACCTAAAATATCAACATTGTTGGCAAAGGGGCTTGTCGCCATTGGAGTATCAAATTGGCTGATTTCACTTTTGTGTGGAGCTGTAATGACTGCAATTACTTTTGCATTGCAAATGGCAAGTTATGTATTGGGAATTAGCTTAGTATTTGGATTCTTGGAAGATGTAGGATATATGGCAAGAGTTTCCTATGTCTTTGACAACACTATGTCGAAATTAGGATTGCAAGGAAAAGCAATTATGCCGTTCTTGTTAAGTTTCGGCTGTAATATAGGTGGAATCACAGGAACGAGAGTAATTGATTCATGGGGACAGAGGGTTATGACGATTGCATTATCTTGGGTAGTCCCTTGCGGGTCAACATGGGGAGTAGTCGGGCTTGTTACAGGAACATTCTTCGGAAAACAGGCAGTATTTGTGATATTAAGCCTATTTGCAGTTGCTTTTCTACATTTACTAATCACATATAGGATTTTTAGAAAATCGCTTTATGAGGGAAGTGAACATTTTGGAATGATTATGGAACTTCCACCATATCACAAGCCACATTGGAAAAATTTACTTTCTTCTGTAATGAATAGGATGGGAAATGTACTGAAAAGGGCATTGAGTATCATTATCCTTATTTCTGTTATATTTTGGATTCTTGCCTATACGCCTGATGGAAATATAGCTAACAGCCTTATTTATAAAGTAGGAACATTTATAGAGCCTGTAACAAAATTGTTTGGGTTACCATGGCAATTATTTATGGCTTTTGTTGCTTCTGCAATGGGAAAAGAATCGGCATTTGGAGTAATGGCATCATTATTTACTTCTTCAGGAATATGGCATGCAGTTGAGGTTAAAGGGACAGTAGATACCGCTATTCTAAGCAATAATATGTTGACAATGATTTCAAAGCCGGAAGCCTTAGCATTTACTTTTGCCTTTTTCTTCAATATGCCTTGTTTAATGGCTCTTGCAGCTACTGCACAAGAAACACATTCAAAAAAATGGACGATAAAAATAGCACTGTATTATATATTATCGGCTCTAATTATATCTTGTGTTGCATATCATATTGGACTACTGATTTTTTAA
- a CDS encoding FeoA family protein, whose protein sequence is MERLSTLKEKTKGKVVEIIGDTHFQSRIISIGITVGSDVEVIQNYKKQPILIYCRDTMIAVNKIEAEKIMMEVL, encoded by the coding sequence ATGGAGAGGCTTAGTACTTTGAAAGAAAAGACAAAAGGTAAAGTTGTTGAAATTATTGGTGATACACATTTTCAAAGCAGAATAATATCTATCGGAATAACTGTCGGAAGCGATGTTGAAGTTATCCAGAATTATAAAAAGCAACCTATTCTCATTTATTGTAGAGATACGATGATAGCTGTCAATAAGATAGAGGCAGAGAAAATAATGATGGAGGTACTTTGA